The genomic segment TGATCGTTTTGCCATCCCTTATTTCCCCCGAGGAAATCATATCCAATGAATTTTGTAGCGGTATTTTGACCACTTTCATCTCCAGCTCCTCCCCTCCTTCCGGCTGCACGGAACCCTCCTCCAAATCCGTGGCCAAATAAAGGTGAAAGAACTCATCGCTGTAGCCGGGGGTCGTGTAAAACTGGGCGAGTTTAATCATCCGCCCGCACTTATTCCCCGTTTCCTCCCTCAATTCTCTGATAGCACACTGGAAGGGATCTTCACCACCGCTCAATTTACCAGCAGGTATCTCCAAAAGGAAATCTCCTATGGGATGGCGATACTGCTTGACCAGAATAACCTCACTCCGCTCAGTCAAGGGAACTATACCCACTGCACCCTTGTGCTTTACCACTTCTCTCTCACAAATGGGTCCGTGGGGTAATCTCACTTGATCCACTATTAAGGTTAAAATTTTGCCCTTGAATTTGACTTCCGATTTTATAACCTTGTATTTCTTACGATCCACGTTTTTCTTCCCATATAAAATATCTAATAGGCTAGACATAAATGCCTGAGGTAGACCAGGCTTTTTTTACTACAACAACGGGTTATCTCAAATTAAATCCTAATTTCAAAATACTGAGCACTTAGAATTTCGAATTTAGGATTTGGACTTAAAGGTTGTCAAACTCCTTCTGAAATTATGTCCAGGGTATAGTTTATTTTAACAAGCTAAGGGCGTATATGCCGGCAGCTCCCGCAGCCTGGAAGAATTCGGGTTCCTCCTCTATGCCACGACCCATGGTGGTCACATCGTCAAAACCAAACCTTTTCAAGGCTTTAAGGGTCACACCATTTTCGATTATTTCGATCCGGTGTTTGGAAGCTATACCGAATTCCTTGAGTTTATGCAAAACCATTTCCATTTTCCACCGAGACATTCTGGGCAGAGTAACCACACAGGAAACGAGCGTCCCCTTGGAAAGGACGGTGATGGTGTGGTGGCTTACCCCAATATGGCGAGCTCGCTTATCCTTAAAACCGATTCGAGGAATGGCGATGGGATATCCATTGAGAGAGGCAATGGCATTTATGATTTGTCCCTGCTCCATAGCGCTGAATCCTAAGAGGGTATCGGTTCCCACGGTGCCCGGTCCCATTATCACCACTGTGATATCGGCTTGGATGACCACTTTACATGCAATCAGACCACTGAAGATATTTACGGCCTCAAGATCGCCACCAAAGGCGTGA from the Actinomycetota bacterium genome contains:
- a CDS encoding NUDIX hydrolase, producing MDRKKYKVIKSEVKFKGKILTLIVDQVRLPHGPICEREVVKHKGAVGIVPLTERSEVILVKQYRHPIGDFLLEIPAGKLSGGEDPFQCAIRELREETGNKCGRMIKLAQFYTTPGYSDEFFHLYLATDLEEGSVQPEGGEELEMKVVKIPLQNSLDMISSGEIRDGKTI